Proteins encoded together in one Penicillium digitatum chromosome 1, complete sequence window:
- a CDS encoding Pyoverdine biosynthesis — MPAMTVVEVSVHLNTIPLDCIIPTAKTRLSFLPNPHPVAPKPEVTTDKHLDTPALCPPLICLRAEEIMNIVERYGSHERTTAAGEWLGRSSFTPCVQTHVAANRAIPMVLPAFPMKSNNRMDKVLGPLPDLGDELGLARLVNLCRDIKAIYPPGAVVVIVTDGICYNDLTGISDEEVWEYGNRLRKIAVEKGYACIRFHRIMNMLGLYPNAQISKSDYVQLCDASRFELHRRCGRPGFDVDQFLKNDEDYLRTYNGYDKFMKADLKFSPVTKDCTGPSQFKKRIKRIAKSMIIRGVEYAELVHQMYPDSLRLSIHPSSGQTKLSCPLIPQKNSFSMSPWHCSVAVTTAGEFITAHQSAHRQKYDLIQKDNQPYFFRENSPLFDWDTRVDFEHLYGQNLIVRAQQHRGQELSDADLDKLALLAIRQKSVTLFLV; from the exons ATGCCAGCGATGACGGTAGTTGAAGTCTCTGTCCACCTCAATACAATCCCTTTGGACTGTATCATCCCAACCGCAAAGACACGACTCTCCTTCCTCCCCAACCCGCATCCAGTCGCCCCAAAACCTGAAGTCACCACCGACAAGCACCTCGACACCCCGGCACTATGTCCCCCCTTAATCTGCCTACGGGCAGAGGAAATTATGAATATCGTGGAGCGCTACGGCTCCCACGAGCGCACAACCGCTGCCGGAGAATGGCTGGGCCGGTCATCGTTCACGCCGTGCGTGCAGACACATGTTGCAGCCAACCGGgcgattcccatggttcTGCCTGCTTTTCCGATGAAGAGTAATAATCGCATGGACAAGGTACTAGGTCCTCTTCCGGATTTAGGGGATGAGCTTGGGTTGGCGCGGTTGGTGAATCTTTGTCGGGATATCAAGGCTATTTACCCGCCTGGTGCGGTTGTGGTCATTGTTACAGATGGCATTTGTTACAATG ATCTTACCGGGATTTCTGATGAGGAGGTCTGGGAATATGGGAATCGACTGCGGAAAATCGCTGTGGAGAAGGGATATGCTTGTATTCGGTTCCATCGGATCATGAACATGCTTGGTCTTTATCCTAATGCCCAGATTTCCAAATCGGATTATGTGCAGCTTTGTGATGCATCGAGGTTTGAACTGCATCGACGGTGTGGACGGCCAGGATTTGATGTCGATCAGTTTTTGAAAAACGATGAGGATTATCTGAGGACTTATAATG GATACGACAAGTTCATGAAAGCGGATCTAAAATTCAGCCCCGTGACCAAGGACTGTACTGGTCCCAGCCAATTTAAAAAGAGGATCAAGAGGATTGCAAAATCAATGATTATCCGCGGGGTG GAGTATGCGGAGTTGGTACACCAAATGTATCCCGACTCACTGCGTCTCTCCATCCATCCGTCATCGGGGCAAACGAAGCTGTCCTGTCCCCTTATACCACAGAAGAACTCATTCTCCATGAGTCCATGGCACTGTAGTGTCGCAGTGACAACTGCAGGGGAATTCATAACAGCTCACCAATCCGCACATCGGCAGAAGTATGACCTCATTCAGAAGGATAATCAACCATATTTCTTCCGTGAGAACTCGCCACTTTTTGATTGGGACACGAGAGTTGACTTTGAGCATCTTTATGGGCAAAACTTGATTGTTCGGGCACAGCAACACAGGGGGCAAGAACTATCTGACGCGGATTTGGACAAGTTGGCACTTTTGGCAATTCGACAGAAGAGTGTGACATTGTTCTTGGTATAA